A region from the Geobacillus vulcani PSS1 genome encodes:
- the aspA gene encoding aspartate ammonia-lyase codes for MMQTKAVRIERDLLGEKEIPYDAYYGIQTMRAAENFPITGYRLHRELIQAMATVKKAAALANMETGQLPRRIGEAIVKAAEEVIDGQWHDQFIVDPIQGGAGTSINMNTNEVIANRALEWLGERKGSYHVISPNTHVNMSQSTNDVFPTAIHIAVLKMIGQLLQTMEHMHDVFADQAKRFDHVIKMGRTHLQDAVPIRLGQEFEAYRCVVARDMKRIAQSRQHLYEVNIGATAVGTGLNADPAYIERVIFHLVQLTRLPLVRAEHLVDATQNTDAYTEVSAALKVCMINMSKIANDLRLMASGPRAGLGEITLPPRQPGSSIMPGKVNPVMAEVVNQVAFQVIGNDHTICLASEAGQLELNVMEPVLVFNLLQSLHMMDNVFRVFTDYCLAGIEANEERLKQHVENSIGVITAVNPYIGYEAASRVAKEALQTGKSVRELCIEYDLLNEKQLNDILDPYAMTSPGIAGKH; via the coding sequence ATGATGCAAACGAAAGCAGTACGAATCGAACGCGATTTGCTTGGTGAAAAAGAAATTCCGTACGATGCTTATTATGGCATTCAAACGATGCGTGCGGCCGAAAATTTTCCGATTACAGGGTATCGTCTTCACCGCGAGCTCATTCAAGCGATGGCGACCGTAAAAAAAGCGGCAGCGCTCGCGAATATGGAAACAGGTCAGCTTCCGCGGCGCATCGGTGAAGCGATCGTGAAAGCAGCCGAGGAAGTGATCGACGGGCAATGGCACGATCAATTTATCGTCGACCCGATTCAAGGTGGCGCAGGAACGTCCATCAACATGAACACAAACGAAGTGATCGCGAATCGCGCACTTGAATGGCTGGGGGAGCGAAAAGGGAGTTACCATGTCATTAGCCCAAACACGCACGTCAATATGTCGCAATCGACAAACGATGTGTTTCCGACTGCCATTCATATTGCGGTGCTGAAGATGATCGGTCAACTGCTTCAAACGATGGAACATATGCATGATGTGTTCGCCGATCAGGCGAAACGGTTTGACCATGTGATTAAAATGGGACGAACGCATTTACAAGATGCTGTTCCAATTCGGCTCGGGCAAGAGTTTGAAGCGTACCGCTGCGTCGTCGCTCGCGATATGAAGCGCATCGCTCAGTCGCGCCAACATTTGTATGAAGTTAATATCGGGGCGACGGCAGTCGGAACGGGCTTAAATGCTGATCCAGCCTATATTGAACGCGTCATTTTTCATCTCGTTCAGTTGACGCGCTTACCGCTTGTGCGTGCAGAACATCTCGTCGATGCGACGCAAAATACAGATGCTTATACGGAAGTATCAGCCGCGTTAAAAGTATGTATGATCAACATGTCAAAAATCGCGAACGATCTTCGTCTTATGGCGTCTGGCCCGCGCGCAGGGTTAGGGGAAATTACGTTGCCTCCTCGCCAGCCGGGGTCGTCCATTATGCCGGGGAAAGTGAATCCGGTCATGGCAGAAGTCGTCAATCAAGTGGCATTTCAAGTCATTGGAAACGATCATACGATTTGTTTAGCGTCAGAAGCTGGTCAGTTAGAACTAAACGTCATGGAGCCTGTGCTCGTCTTTAATTTGCTTCAGTCGCTTCATATGATGGACAACGTATTCCGCGTGTTTACAGACTACTGTTTAGCCGGCATTGAAGCGAATGAAGAACGGCTAAAACAACATGTCGAAAACAGCATCGGCGTCATTACGGCAGTCAATCCGTACATCGGTTATGAAGCGGCGTCGCGCGTAGCGAAAGAAGCGCTACAAACAGGAAAATCGGTGCGTGAATTATGTATCGAGTACGATTTGTTGAACGAAAAGCAATTAAATGATATTTTAGACCCGTATGCGATGACAAGTCCGGGCATCGCAGGTAAACATTGA
- a CDS encoding asparaginase, which produces MKNILLLATGGTIASVPSEEGLTPKLTAQELTSYITIENQPYHLDSQILMNIDSTNMQPEHWRDIAEAIYTQYNRYDGFVVTHGTDTMAYTAAALSYMLQNVNKPIVLTGSQVPIGFRKTDAKKNIRDALRFACENVSGVFVVFDGRVILGTRAVKMRTKSYDAFESINHPYVAYIHHDRIDYQYELPKPSGKLQFDPSLCPDVFLLKLHPGTKPEIFDYIRHLYRGVIIESFGSGGVPFQGRNLLPKMKELIDDGMAVVITTQCLEEGEDLTLYEVGRKVAQNTVILSGDMNTEAIVPKLMWALGKTTNVLDVKKIMETPIANDMTEKEGESWGA; this is translated from the coding sequence ATGAAAAACATTTTGCTGCTTGCGACAGGTGGTACGATTGCTTCCGTGCCGAGCGAAGAAGGGCTTACGCCAAAGCTGACGGCACAGGAGCTGACGAGCTACATTACGATTGAAAATCAGCCGTATCATTTAGATAGCCAAATTTTAATGAACATCGACAGCACAAACATGCAGCCGGAGCATTGGCGTGACATTGCGGAGGCGATTTATACGCAATACAATCGCTATGACGGCTTTGTCGTGACGCACGGAACGGATACGATGGCGTATACGGCAGCTGCGTTGTCATATATGCTTCAAAACGTGAATAAGCCGATTGTATTGACCGGCTCTCAAGTGCCGATCGGCTTTCGGAAAACGGATGCGAAAAAAAATATACGCGATGCGCTTCGTTTTGCGTGCGAGAATGTGAGTGGGGTGTTCGTCGTTTTCGATGGGCGCGTCATTTTAGGAACGCGGGCAGTAAAAATGCGGACGAAAAGCTATGATGCGTTCGAAAGCATTAACCATCCGTACGTCGCTTACATTCATCACGATCGCATCGATTATCAATACGAACTGCCAAAGCCGAGCGGCAAGTTGCAATTTGATCCGTCGCTTTGCCCGGACGTGTTTTTACTGAAGCTTCATCCGGGCACGAAGCCAGAAATATTTGATTACATTCGCCATTTATATCGCGGCGTCATTATCGAAAGTTTCGGAAGCGGCGGTGTGCCGTTTCAAGGGCGCAATTTGTTGCCGAAGATGAAGGAACTGATCGATGATGGCATGGCCGTTGTCATTACGACGCAATGTTTAGAAGAAGGAGAAGATTTAACTTTATATGAAGTTGGACGAAAAGTGGCGCAAAATACCGTCATTTTATCAGGCGATATGAACACGGAAGCGATCGTGCCGAAGCTCATGTGGGCGTTAGGGAAAACGACGAATGTGCTTGACGTAAAAAAGATAATGGAAACACCGATTGCCAATGACATGACAGAAAAAGAAGGGGAAAGTTGGGGTGCATAA
- a CDS encoding helix-turn-helix domain-containing protein, with product MISKRLSELRKRKQWSLQYIADQLNIAKSTYAGYESGYRQPSLEAVKELAVLFGTTTDYLLGATDEEQPSIELTRPTVRLTVDGEAVTEDEIIQLIAFIRAKREIENKK from the coding sequence ATGATTTCGAAACGATTATCGGAATTAAGAAAGAGAAAGCAATGGTCGTTGCAATATATTGCCGATCAACTGAATATCGCAAAAAGCACATATGCCGGCTATGAGTCCGGTTATCGCCAGCCGTCGCTCGAAGCTGTCAAGGAGCTGGCGGTGTTGTTTGGCACAACGACAGACTACTTACTCGGGGCAACAGACGAGGAGCAACCGTCGATTGAGCTCACTCGCCCGACGGTTCGACTGACAGTAGACGGTGAAGCAGTGACGGAAGACGAAATCATTCAACTCATCGCATTCATCCGCGCGAAACGGGAAATCGAAAATAAAAAATAG
- a CDS encoding protein kinase family protein, whose amino-acid sequence MTLEQQLRRQVDVKSDIYALGHFLLFLLYSSYEPTEDKEKSWEDELSLSKETRCALRRMLQLDAPYASVAQLARDVADVIG is encoded by the coding sequence TTGACACTCGAACAGCAACTTCGGCGTCAAGTTGATGTAAAAAGCGACATATATGCCCTCGGTCATTTTTTACTGTTTTTATTGTATTCTTCTTATGAGCCAACAGAGGACAAAGAGAAAAGCTGGGAAGACGAACTTTCCTTGTCAAAAGAGACGCGTTGCGCGTTGCGCCGCATGTTGCAACTTGATGCGCCGTATGCATCTGTTGCGCAATTGGCGCGCGATGTTGCTGATGTGATTGGATAG
- a CDS encoding protein kinase domain-containing protein: protein MLRKLNHPQIPKLYDMFDVRGIPHLVMEYILKGIRSKRLFSRKKQTFGEKEAFFLLADVLAIVQHIHAHEIVHRDLRIPNLVFRDGVVYVIDFGLARFFMNKMDRF, encoded by the coding sequence ATGTTACGAAAGCTAAACCATCCGCAAATTCCAAAGCTATATGATATGTTCGACGTGCGCGGCATTCCGCATCTTGTCATGGAATATATACTGAAGGGGATACGATCGAAACGCTTATTTTCGAGAAAAAAACAAACATTCGGTGAGAAAGAAGCGTTTTTCTTGCTGGCGGATGTGTTGGCGATTGTGCAACACATTCACGCCCATGAAATCGTTCACCGCGATTTGCGCATTCCGAATCTCGTTTTTCGCGACGGTGTTGTATATGTCATTGATTTCGGACTTGCGCGTTTTTTCATGAACAAGATGGACCGTTTTTGA
- a CDS encoding methyl-accepting chemotaxis protein produces the protein MIFARRAERKTRRESAWPWQEEKHEERKQIARQIVVAVDQLKAVMEQMKLAALSLSHISDSSQNSAAELMSHSEKTVEYTEKVAKKMRAIEEAAKEIAASSNDIHASSRQFSEQWMHSWNSLETLQKEIRTLRSRHETLLRQMDQLVYHSQRINQIISVIGEISQKTRILSLNANIEAARAREHGLGFAVVAREIGMLANQTSEAVQQTQDILSLIQGEIAATTDIVREETKQIDVEEKEMEAIMTFLHSLQQQLNNMMDLVSSSAESASGQSDSVKEIVSLLEEIVQLSRENQQFVERVAADMNEQHENVRQILRINEALQKTAGDLQQTVGRDWMRETIFVDDAVVKNAIHKLSALLQSAPLEQMDETIHCRVLDQFLAQNGEFEAVWSNRLDGTFVYSNPPAGLVNAKVRPWFQEASKGTVYVSDLYVSALTKRVCATVSAPIANHNGQIVGVIGADLALSK, from the coding sequence TTGATTTTTGCGAGGCGTGCGGAGAGAAAAACAAGGCGTGAATCCGCTTGGCCATGGCAGGAGGAAAAGCATGAAGAACGAAAACAAATCGCTCGGCAAATTGTGGTGGCCGTTGATCAGCTCAAGGCAGTGATGGAACAGATGAAACTGGCGGCGCTTTCGCTAAGTCACATTTCCGATTCAAGCCAGAACAGCGCGGCAGAGCTGATGAGCCATAGCGAAAAAACAGTCGAGTATACAGAGAAAGTAGCGAAAAAAATGCGGGCCATCGAGGAAGCGGCTAAGGAAATTGCCGCATCTTCGAACGACATTCATGCAAGCAGCCGGCAGTTTTCTGAACAATGGATGCATTCATGGAATTCATTAGAAACGTTGCAAAAGGAAATCCGAACATTGCGCTCCCGCCATGAAACATTGTTGAGACAAATGGATCAGCTTGTTTATCATTCTCAACGCATCAATCAAATTATATCGGTGATCGGTGAGATTTCACAGAAAACGAGAATTTTGTCGTTAAACGCCAACATAGAAGCGGCTCGTGCCAGAGAACACGGGCTTGGGTTTGCAGTCGTCGCGCGTGAAATTGGCATGCTGGCGAATCAAACATCGGAGGCAGTTCAACAAACACAGGACATTTTGTCGCTCATTCAAGGGGAAATCGCAGCGACGACCGATATCGTTCGCGAAGAAACAAAGCAGATCGATGTCGAAGAAAAAGAAATGGAAGCGATTATGACGTTCCTTCATTCGTTGCAGCAGCAGCTGAATAATATGATGGACCTCGTCTCTTCTTCTGCCGAGTCAGCATCCGGGCAGTCGGACAGCGTGAAAGAAATTGTCAGCCTGCTTGAAGAAATTGTGCAATTGAGCCGGGAAAATCAACAGTTTGTCGAGCGTGTGGCGGCGGATATGAACGAACAGCATGAGAACGTCAGGCAGATTTTGCGCATTAACGAAGCGTTGCAAAAGACGGCGGGGGATCTGCAGCAAACAGTTGGACGTGATTGGATGAGAGAAACGATTTTTGTGGATGATGCAGTCGTAAAAAACGCGATTCATAAACTATCGGCTTTGCTTCAGTCGGCTCCGTTGGAACAAATGGATGAGACCATCCACTGTCGGGTGCTGGACCAATTTTTAGCCCAGAACGGAGAATTTGAGGCTGTTTGGTCGAATCGTCTTGATGGCACGTTTGTCTATTCGAATCCACCAGCCGGATTGGTCAACGCCAAAGTCCGGCCGTGGTTTCAGGAAGCCAGTAAAGGAACAGTGTACGTTTCTGATCTGTATGTATCGGCATTGACGAAACGTGTTTGTGCCACGGTTTCTGCTCCCATTGCGAATCATAACGGTCAAATTGTCGGAGTTATCGGAGCGGATTTGGCGCTTTCGAAATGA
- the urtA gene encoding urea ABC transporter substrate-binding protein: protein MKPKFMRKLWLLLCISVFALGGCAASSAVDQAKNENKKDSSSASKEGDTVKVGILHSLSGTMAISEVSLRDAELMAIEEINASGGLLGKKIEPVVEDGASDWPTFAEKAKKLLQKDRVATIFGGWTSASRKAMLPVVEQNNGLLWYPVQYEGMESSPNIFYTGATTNQQIVPAVSWLLKNRGKTFFLLGSDYVFPRTANKIIKAQLKAEGGQVIGEEYTPLSHTDYSTIISKIKQVKPAVVFNTLNGDSNVAFFKQLKDAGITPKDVTVMSVSIAEEEIRGIGPDVLAGHLAVWNYFQTTDTPENKAFVQKYKQKYGQDRVTDDPIEAAYTAVHLWAEAVKKAGSFDVDQVKKAAAGLEYKAPEGMVKIDGETQHLWKTVRIGEIQADGQFKELWNSGQPVKPDPYLKSYPWAKGLSE, encoded by the coding sequence ATGAAACCAAAATTCATGCGGAAGTTATGGTTGCTTTTATGCATCAGCGTTTTTGCCCTTGGTGGATGTGCGGCGTCATCAGCTGTGGATCAAGCAAAAAACGAAAACAAAAAGGATTCGTCTTCGGCTAGTAAAGAAGGCGATACGGTCAAAGTAGGGATTCTCCATTCGCTGAGCGGAACGATGGCCATCAGTGAAGTGTCGCTGCGCGATGCCGAATTAATGGCGATCGAGGAAATCAATGCATCCGGAGGGCTGCTCGGCAAGAAAATTGAACCGGTTGTGGAAGATGGGGCGTCGGACTGGCCGACGTTTGCCGAAAAGGCGAAAAAACTGCTGCAAAAAGATCGAGTGGCCACCATTTTTGGCGGTTGGACATCGGCGAGCCGCAAAGCGATGCTTCCGGTTGTGGAGCAAAACAACGGGCTGCTTTGGTATCCGGTGCAATATGAAGGGATGGAGTCATCACCGAACATCTTTTACACCGGGGCGACGACGAATCAACAAATCGTTCCGGCGGTTAGTTGGCTCTTGAAAAACCGTGGCAAAACGTTTTTCTTGCTTGGGTCGGATTACGTCTTTCCACGGACCGCGAACAAAATCATCAAGGCTCAACTGAAGGCCGAAGGCGGGCAAGTGATCGGTGAAGAATATACGCCGCTCAGCCATACCGATTATAGCACCATTATCAGCAAAATCAAACAAGTGAAACCGGCTGTTGTCTTCAATACGCTCAACGGCGATAGCAATGTCGCCTTTTTCAAACAGTTGAAAGACGCTGGCATCACGCCGAAAGACGTGACGGTGATGTCCGTCAGCATCGCAGAAGAAGAAATCCGCGGGATCGGGCCGGATGTGTTGGCCGGTCATTTGGCTGTGTGGAACTATTTCCAGACGACCGATACACCGGAGAATAAGGCGTTTGTACAAAAGTATAAACAAAAGTACGGACAAGACCGCGTGACTGATGATCCGATTGAAGCGGCGTATACAGCAGTTCATTTATGGGCCGAAGCGGTGAAAAAAGCCGGTTCCTTTGATGTGGATCAAGTGAAAAAAGCTGCGGCCGGCCTTGAATACAAGGCGCCGGAAGGAATGGTGAAAATTGACGGGGAAACGCAACATCTATGGAAAACGGTGCGCATTGGCGAAATCCAAGCGGACGGACAATTCAAAGAGTTATGGAATTCCGGCCAGCCGGTGAAGCCAGATCCGTATTTAAAGAGCTACCCATGGGCGAAGGGATTAAGTGAATAG
- the urtB gene encoding urea ABC transporter permease subunit UrtB — protein sequence MFIDQLFNGLSLGSILLLIAIGLAITFGLMGVINMAHGELMMVGAYTTYVIQQWFANDMPHSAGLYFVVAIPLSFLIAALLGWGLEKSLIRHLYRRPLDSLLATWGISLILQQTARLIFGAPNVAVVPPSWLDGGIRLFGAVFPYKRLFILCLVLAIIFFLYLYLMKTRAGRRIQAVTMNRSMAACLGIATQKVDAYSFAIGSGLAGVAGCALTLLGPIGPTIGTYYIVDAFMVVILGGVGKLAGTLLGAFGIGLISTFVEYSTSATMAKVIVFVLIIAFLQWKPSGLLNVRTRSLD from the coding sequence ATGTTCATTGACCAATTATTCAACGGGCTGAGCCTCGGTTCAATTTTGCTTTTGATTGCCATAGGGTTGGCGATTACGTTCGGGCTGATGGGTGTCATCAATATGGCACACGGTGAATTGATGATGGTCGGAGCGTATACAACTTATGTGATCCAACAATGGTTTGCCAACGATATGCCGCACTCGGCAGGACTGTATTTTGTAGTTGCCATTCCGTTGTCATTTTTGATCGCCGCTCTGCTTGGGTGGGGGTTGGAAAAAAGTTTAATCCGTCATTTGTATCGCCGTCCGTTGGACAGTTTGTTAGCGACATGGGGGATCAGTTTGATTTTGCAGCAGACGGCCCGCCTCATCTTTGGGGCGCCCAACGTGGCCGTTGTGCCGCCAAGCTGGCTGGATGGCGGAATCCGCTTGTTCGGGGCGGTGTTTCCGTATAAACGGTTGTTTATTCTTTGTCTTGTGTTGGCGATCATTTTCTTTCTCTATCTGTATCTAATGAAAACACGAGCTGGCCGACGCATTCAAGCTGTTACCATGAACCGGTCGATGGCGGCCTGCCTCGGCATTGCCACGCAAAAGGTCGATGCTTACTCGTTTGCCATCGGTTCAGGGTTGGCGGGAGTGGCGGGATGCGCGTTGACCTTGCTTGGGCCGATCGGGCCAACGATCGGCACTTACTATATTGTCGATGCGTTTATGGTCGTCATTTTAGGGGGAGTAGGAAAACTGGCCGGGACGCTGCTGGGGGCATTTGGCATTGGCTTGATTTCGACGTTCGTCGAGTATTCCACAAGCGCCACTATGGCCAAAGTCATTGTGTTCGTTTTGATTATTGCGTTCTTGCAATGGAAACCATCCGGTCTTCTTAACGTGAGAACGCGGTCGCTTGATTGA
- the urtC gene encoding urea ABC transporter permease subunit UrtC codes for MVNKRWGYWLFFAALFLAPFYLTEFRLSLLGKFLCLAIVAVGISLIWGYTGILSLGHGVYFGLGAYCMAMYLKLEASRGHLPDFMEWSGVRELPWFWKPFAYPMAAIAAAIALPTLLAALLSYFTFKNRIKGVYFSLLSQAVVVVLVTLFIGKQEWTGGTNGLTNFSTVFGFSLSSPLTQIVLYWLTTVCLALIFVAARRLTSGRLGKVLIAIRDAENRVRFLGFNPTVYKVFVYSLSAAFAGVAGALFVLQVGLISPEMMGIIPSIEMVLWVAVGGRHSLMGAIVGAIVMNTAKSFLSENYPDLWLLLLGALFVVVVLFVPKGLAGIYESLVAVRIKAKRGHEREARVDVS; via the coding sequence ATGGTGAATAAACGTTGGGGATACTGGCTGTTTTTTGCCGCCTTGTTTCTTGCGCCGTTTTATTTGACCGAGTTTCGCTTGTCCCTGCTCGGCAAATTTCTTTGCTTGGCCATCGTGGCGGTCGGCATCTCCCTCATTTGGGGTTATACCGGCATTTTGAGCCTTGGCCATGGGGTGTACTTCGGATTAGGCGCTTATTGCATGGCGATGTATTTGAAGCTCGAAGCTTCGCGAGGGCATTTGCCTGATTTTATGGAATGGAGCGGCGTACGCGAACTGCCCTGGTTTTGGAAGCCGTTTGCGTATCCTATGGCGGCCATTGCCGCCGCGATCGCTCTTCCTACGTTGCTAGCTGCGCTATTAAGCTATTTCACATTTAAAAATCGGATTAAAGGCGTCTATTTTTCTCTTCTCTCCCAGGCGGTGGTCGTCGTATTGGTGACATTGTTTATCGGCAAGCAAGAATGGACAGGTGGAACGAACGGCTTGACCAATTTTTCAACTGTATTTGGTTTTTCGCTATCATCGCCGCTCACGCAAATCGTTTTGTATTGGCTGACAACAGTCTGTCTCGCTCTCATTTTCGTCGCGGCGCGCCGCTTGACGTCCGGACGGTTGGGGAAGGTGCTCATCGCGATTCGCGACGCGGAAAACCGGGTCCGTTTTTTAGGATTCAATCCGACCGTCTATAAAGTGTTTGTGTATAGTTTGTCGGCAGCTTTTGCCGGGGTGGCCGGAGCGTTGTTTGTCCTGCAAGTCGGGCTCATTTCCCCAGAGATGATGGGGATTATTCCTTCAATTGAAATGGTGTTATGGGTTGCTGTCGGCGGACGCCACTCGCTCATGGGCGCGATCGTTGGCGCGATTGTCATGAACACGGCGAAAAGTTTTTTAAGCGAAAATTATCCCGACCTATGGTTGCTTTTGTTAGGCGCGCTGTTTGTCGTTGTTGTGTTATTCGTGCCGAAAGGATTGGCGGGCATTTATGAATCGCTCGTTGCTGTTCGCATCAAAGCAAAAAGGGGGCATGAACGTGAAGCCCGTGTTGATGTGTCGTGA
- the urtD gene encoding urea ABC transporter ATP-binding protein UrtD, translating to MKPVLMCRDVIVDFDGFRALQGVDLAVYPHEVRFLIGPNGAGKTTLLDVICGRTRATDGRVMFFSHDITKQPEYEIVQMGIARKFQSPSIFPFLTVWENMELAIRQDRRLRSVLRAKRTEEEEEIMAAQLERMGLLDERHRLAGTLSHGQKQWLEIGMQLIQRPQLLLLDEPIAGMSAAERERTGEWLHEIAEHCAVIIVEHDMDFVRRYSKQVTVMHEGKVLCEGSIDEVQQNEQVIDVYLGRRKNACYVSGM from the coding sequence GTGAAGCCCGTGTTGATGTGTCGTGATGTGATTGTTGACTTTGATGGATTTCGCGCTTTGCAAGGTGTTGATCTCGCCGTTTACCCTCATGAAGTGCGGTTTTTGATCGGCCCGAACGGAGCGGGGAAAACAACACTTCTCGATGTCATTTGCGGACGGACGAGAGCGACGGACGGTCGAGTGATGTTTTTCTCCCATGACATCACGAAACAGCCGGAATACGAGATCGTGCAAATGGGGATTGCCCGGAAGTTTCAAAGCCCTTCCATTTTTCCGTTTTTGACAGTATGGGAAAATATGGAGTTGGCCATTCGTCAAGATCGGCGCCTGCGTTCTGTTTTGCGGGCGAAGCGGACCGAAGAAGAGGAAGAGATCATGGCAGCCCAACTAGAGAGAATGGGATTGCTTGATGAACGTCATCGCTTAGCCGGCACTCTGTCTCATGGACAAAAACAGTGGTTGGAAATCGGCATGCAACTGATTCAGCGTCCGCAACTTCTCCTATTGGATGAGCCGATTGCTGGCATGAGCGCAGCGGAACGGGAGCGCACGGGGGAATGGCTTCATGAAATTGCTGAACATTGTGCGGTGATCATTGTGGAGCATGATATGGACTTTGTCCGCCGCTATTCGAAACAAGTGACGGTGATGCATGAAGGAAAAGTATTGTGCGAAGGCTCGATTGATGAGGTGCAGCAAAACGAACAAGTCATCGATGTGTATCTTGGAAGGAGGAAAAACGCATGTTATGTCTCCGGAATGTAA
- the urtE gene encoding urea ABC transporter ATP-binding subunit UrtE — protein sequence MLCLRNVTAGYDESVVLDQVRMDIPLSRVTAVLGRNGVGKTTLMKTIIGLIRPMSGVIEWEGEDITRWPPERRARAGIGYVPQGREIFSALTVEENLLLGLEAQAENVRPQPILEEIYALFPVLKEMRQRKGGDLSGGQQQQLAIARALAGEPKLLLLDEPMEGIQPSIVELIHDVIMKIAEEKQVGIVLVEHNVELAFSCADHFYILDCGTVVAKGDVDEADLTYIQSFLAV from the coding sequence ATGTTATGTCTCCGGAATGTAACCGCTGGCTATGATGAAAGTGTTGTGCTCGATCAAGTTCGCATGGACATTCCTCTCAGCCGGGTGACAGCGGTGTTAGGCAGAAACGGGGTCGGCAAAACGACGTTGATGAAAACGATCATCGGGTTGATTCGCCCGATGTCAGGCGTGATCGAATGGGAAGGAGAAGATATCACGCGATGGCCGCCGGAGCGGCGGGCGCGGGCAGGGATCGGTTATGTGCCGCAAGGGAGGGAAATTTTCTCTGCGCTGACAGTGGAAGAAAATCTCCTTCTCGGGTTGGAAGCGCAGGCCGAGAACGTCCGTCCTCAGCCGATCCTTGAGGAAATATATGCATTATTTCCAGTCTTAAAAGAGATGCGCCAGCGAAAGGGAGGGGATTTAAGCGGTGGACAGCAACAACAGCTGGCCATCGCCCGCGCGTTAGCCGGCGAGCCGAAACTGCTCTTGCTTGATGAACCGATGGAAGGCATTCAGCCGTCGATCGTTGAGTTGATTCATGATGTGATTATGAAAATCGCCGAAGAAAAGCAGGTCGGCATCGTGTTGGTCGAACATAACGTGGAGCTGGCGTTTTCTTGTGCCGATCATTTCTATATTTTGGATTGCGGCACTGTCGTGGCGAAGGGGGATGTCGATGAGGCGGATTTGACTTATATTCAATCGTTTCTTGCTGTTTAA
- a CDS encoding urease subunit gamma, producing MKLTPREQEKLLIVVAADLARRRKERGLKLNYPEAVALITYELLEGARDGRTVAELMQYGATILTRDDVMEGVADMIEEIQVEATFPDGTKLVTVHQPIRS from the coding sequence GTGAAACTGACTCCGCGCGAACAGGAAAAGCTGTTGATCGTCGTGGCCGCCGATTTGGCGCGCCGCCGGAAAGAACGAGGATTGAAACTGAATTATCCGGAAGCGGTGGCGCTCATTACGTATGAGCTGTTGGAAGGCGCCCGCGACGGACGGACGGTGGCGGAGCTGATGCAATACGGCGCAACGATTTTGACGCGGGACGATGTGATGGAAGGAGTCGCTGACATGATTGAAGAGATTCAAGTGGAAGCGACGTTTCCCGACGGTACGAAACTCGTCACCGTCCATCAGCCGATCAGGTCGTAA
- a CDS encoding urease subunit beta — protein sequence MIPGEYRLRDEPIVCNRQKPVTKLTVINRGDRPVQVGSHFHFFEVNAFLEFDRQAAYGKHLNIPAGTAVRFEPGDAKQVELVPFSGERRVYGLNNMINGPLDGSKKGE from the coding sequence ATGATCCCAGGAGAATATCGATTGCGTGACGAACCGATTGTTTGCAATCGGCAGAAACCAGTCACGAAACTGACGGTCATCAACCGCGGCGACCGCCCGGTGCAGGTTGGTTCCCATTTTCACTTTTTTGAAGTCAACGCATTTCTTGAATTTGACCGGCAGGCGGCGTATGGAAAGCATTTGAACATTCCAGCCGGGACAGCGGTTCGTTTTGAGCCCGGAGATGCGAAGCAAGTAGAGCTTGTTCCGTTCTCCGGCGAACGCCGGGTGTACGGATTAAACAATATGATCAACGGTCCGCTTGATGGCAGCAAGAAGGGAGAGTAA